A genomic segment from Zonotrichia albicollis isolate bZonAlb1 chromosome 21, bZonAlb1.hap1, whole genome shotgun sequence encodes:
- the GOLGA2 gene encoding golgin subfamily A member 2 isoform X2, whose product MADGSRQSRLAAAKKKLKEYQQKNSPGATAGTKKKRKTKEGSRPATPTTDDQQPPENIQNILKVLVSDLNRSNGVAIPSLDKRKAYFDSDVATRSAEQLAPDVPVLSNSNSLPSCGSVLPAPESMQLTQMNEAEDHKNALDENRAFSSTEGLRQLSEQLNGLVSQSTSYVNGESAVSSTNIKEMETRYQELAVALDSSNLTNKQLVTKIEELKQQNQEAVNQLEKEKKEFEQKFSKEQAALREQLQVHIQTIGILVSEKSELQTALGHTQQAARQKSGEAESLAARLHSSRQRVSELERTLSSISMQQKQSEKHNKELVKERDNLKLELYKRSKSSEEIKQQNSELSEKVHSLVSQNSAMKLDVEDLQKKLEMAELMIQQFSSQGGSLDANQQLQMALEEKASMETQVAQLSESLQQLQAERDQYVEKLREEGSIWQQRVQQLSEQVHTMAEEKEKHMAKIQELENNVTELLNTSAVKPMDIEPASPPGPTAAELSLQEEIQRLQQEKEELQGQYQAQVRDNEQLSHLNREQEERLLELERSVQRYSEEAVDRQQILEDMQSDKATISRALSQNRDLKEQLAELQNGFVKLTNENMEVTSALQSEQHVKKELAKKLGQLQENLAELKETLELKTQEARGLQEQRDQCYSHLQQYTLAFQQLAAEKEELHKQFLLQTQLMDRLQHEEVQGKVTVEMHLKELQQTKESLEAVAKENKELQAQISQLAAEMDGRILHQLEGDETMTEEIQKPSLEIPEKFESHEEMVLFVTSAMSQVEQEREDLRKQLAAQKQQCRTLLQQITALRQEQQHHTTLDGGSIMDTVPVEVHEALKTAMDKLQLRFTELMHEKADLKERLEELEHRCIQLSGETDTIGEYIALYQSQRAILKQRHQEKEEYISRLAQDKEEMKMKLLELQDLVMRLVRERNEWYSKYVTAAQNPELLAGQTEGGLPAERRMELNATDGAGLREVNLSDEAEQEAAVHQSGFPPADSKAAQPNQEDPTAKQIMQLLREIQNPQERLGSLLENPCIPFFYRADENDEVKIMVV is encoded by the exons GCATACTTTGACAGTGATGTTGCCACTCGTAGTGCTGAACAGCTTGCACCTGATGTCCCTGTGCTATCTAACAGCAACAGCCTCCCTAGTTGTGGTTCTGTTCTGCCTGCTCCTGAGAGCATGCAGCTCACACAG ATGAATGAAGCTGAGGATCATAAAAATGCTTTGGATGAGAACAG GGCTTTCTCATCAACAGAGGGTCTCCGTCAGTTGTCTGAGCAACTCAACGGCCTGGTTTCCCAG TCTACATCGTATGTGAATGGAGAAAGTGCTGTTTCTTCCACAAATATTAAGGAAATGGAA ACACGTTACCAGGAGCTGGCAGTAGCCCTGGATTCCAGCAATCTAACTAACAAACAGCTCGTTACAAAGATAGAGGAATTG AAACAGCAGAACCAAGAAGCAGTGAATCAGCTGGAAAAG GAAAAGAAGGAGTTTGAACAGAAATTTTCTAAAGAGCAAGCAGCACTGAGGGAACAGTTACAG gTTCATATCCAGACTATTGGAATTCTTGTTTCTGAGAAGTCTGAGTTGCAGACAGCCCTTGGCCACACTCAGCAAGCTGCACGGCAGAAATCAG GGGAAGCCGAGAGCCTCGCTGCCCGTCTGCACTCGTCCCGCCAGCGAGTGTCGGAGCTGGAGCGCACCCTGTCCTCCATCTCCATGCAGCAGAAGCAGTCAGAGAAG caTAATAAAGAGTTAGTGAAGGAGCGAGACAACCTGAAACTGGAACTGTACAAACGAAG caAAAGTAGTGAGGAAATAAAACAGCAGAATTCAGAGCTGTCAGAGAAGGTTCactccctggtgtcccagaacTCAGCTATGAAGTTGGATGTGGAAGATTTGCAGAAGAAATTGGAAATGGCTGAACTGATGATTCAACAG tTCTCAAGCCAGGGAGGGAGTCTGGATGCaaaccagcagctgcagatggCTCTGGAGGAGAAGGCAAGCATGGAAACCCAGGTAGCTCAG CTCTCAGAGtcactccagcagctgcaggcagaaaGAGATCAGTATGtggagaaactgagggaggagggCAGCATTTGGCAGCAGAGggtgcagcagctctctgaGCAG GTCCACACAAtggcagaggagaaggagaagcacATGGCCAAAATTCAGGAGCTGGAGAACAATGTTACAGAGCTGTTGAACACATCAG CAGTGAAGCCCATGGATATCGAGCCTGCCTCACCACCAGGGCCCACAGCAGCCgagctcagcctgcaggaggAGATCCAgcggctgcagcaggagaaggaggagctgcaggggcagtaCCAGGCCCAGGTCAGGGACAATGAGCAGCTGAGCCACCTGAACCGGGAGCAGGAGGAgcggctgctggagctggagaggaGCGTGCAGCGCTACAGCGAGGAGGCTGTGGACAGGCAGCAGATCCTGGAGGACATGCAGAGTGACAAGGCCACCAtcagcagggcactgagccAGAACCGGGACCTGAaggagcagctggctgagctgcagaatggctttgttaAACTG ACAAATGAAAACATGGAGGTTACAAGTGCCCTGCAGTCAGAGCAACACGTCAAGAAGGAGCTGGCCAAGAAGCttgggcagctgcaggagaacCTGGCAGAGCTCAAAGAGACG CTGGAACTGAAGACACAGGAGGCCCGtggcctgcaggagcagagggaccAGTGCTACAGCCACCTGCAGCAGTACACCCTGGCCTTCCAGCAGCTTGCTGCCGAGAAGGAGGAACTGCACAAGCAATTCCTGCTTCAGACACAGCTCATGGACCGCCTGCAGCACGAGGAGGTCCAGGGGAAGGTGACAGTGGAAATGCACCTGAAAGAGCTGCAGCAGACAAAG GAAAGTCTGGAAGCTGTAGCCAAGGAAAACAAAGAGCTGCAGGCCCAGATCAGTCAGCTGGCAGCAGAAATGGATGGCAGGATTTTGCACCAACTGGAGG GCGATGAAACAATGACTGAAGAAATCCAAAAACCTTCTCTTGAGATCCCAGAGAAGTTTGAAAGCCATGAAGAAATG GTCCTTTTCGTGACCTCTGCCATGTCCCAGGTGGAGCAGGAGCGAGAAGATCTGAGGAAGCAGCTGGCTGCTCAGAAGCAGCAGTGCAGAACCCTCCTGCAGCAAATCACAGCTCTTAGGCAGGAGCAGCAACATCACACCACACTGGATGGAG GCTCCATTATGGATACTGTTCCAGTGGAGGTTCATGAGGCTTTGAAAACTGCCATGGACAAGCTACAG tTGCGTTTCACAGAGCTGATGCATGAGAAGGCTGACCTGAAGGAgcggctggaggagctggagcaccGCTGCATCCAGCTGTCTGGAGAGACTGACACCATTG GGGAGTACATTGCACTGTACCAGAGTCAAAGGGCTATCCTCAAACAGCGGCACCAGGAGAAGGAGGAGTACATCAGCAGGTTGGCTCAGGATAAGGAAGAGATGAAG ATGAAACTACTGGAACTGCAGGACTTAGTGATGCGCCTGGTGAGGGAAAGAAATGAATGGTACAGCAAGTATGTAACAGCTGCTCAgaacccagagctgctggcaggccAGACTGAGGGTGggctcccagcagagaggcgCATGGAGCTCAACGCCACCGATGGAGCAG GGCTACGAGAGGTGAATCTGTCAGATGAAGCAGAACAAGAGGCTGCTGTTCATCAATCCGGTTTCCCCCCTGCTGACAGCAAAGCTGCTCAGCCAAACCAAGAGGACCCCACAGCAAAGCAAATAATGCAGCTTCTCAGAGAAATCCAGAATCCTCAGGAGaggctgggctccctgctggaAAACCCATGCATTCCCTTCTTCTACCGTGCTGATGAGAATGATGAGGTCAAGATCATGGTAGTTTAA
- the GOLGA2 gene encoding golgin subfamily A member 2 isoform X5, giving the protein MADGSRQSRLAAAKKKLKEYQQKNSPGATAGTKKKRKTKEGSRPATPTTDDQQPPENIQNILKVLVSDLNRSNGVAIPSLDKRKAYFDSDVATRSAEQLAPDVPVLSNSNSLPSCGSVLPAPESMQLTQMNEAEDHKNALDENRAFSSTEGLRQLSEQLNGLVSQSTSYVNGESAVSSTNIKEMETRYQELAVALDSSNLTNKQLVTKIEELKQQNQEAVNQLEKEKKEFEQKFSKEQAALREQLQVHIQTIGILVSEKSELQTALGHTQQAARQKSGEAESLAARLHSSRQRVSELERTLSSISMQQKQSEKHNKELVKERDNLKLELYKRSKSSEEIKQQNSELSEKVHSLVSQNSAMKLDVEDLQKKLEMAELMIQQFSSQGGSLDANQQLQMALEEKASMETQVAQLSESLQQLQAERDQYVEKLREEGSIWQQRVQQLSEQVHTMAEEKEKHMAKIQELENNVTELLNTSAVKPMDIEPASPPGPTAAELSLQEEIQRLQQEKEELQGQYQAQVRDNEQLSHLNREQEERLLELERSVQRYSEEAVDRQQILEDMQSDKATISRALSQNRDLKEQLAELQNGFVKLTNENMEVTSALQSEQHVKKELAKKLGQLQENLAELKETLELKTQEARGLQEQRDQCYSHLQQYTLAFQQLAAEKEELHKQFLLQTQLMDRLQHEEVQGKVTVEMHLKELQQTKESLEAVAKENKELQAQISQLAAEMDGRILHQLEEGDETMTEEIQKPSLEIPEKFESHEEMVLFVTSAMSQVEQEREDLRKQLAAQKQQCRTLLQQITALRQEQQHHTTLDGGSIMDTVPVEVHEALKTAMDKLQLRFTELMHEKADLKERLEELEHRCIQLSGETDTIGEYIALYQSQRAILKQRHQEKEEYISRLAQDKEEMKMKLLELQDLVMRLVRERNEWYSKYVTAAQNPELLAGQTEGGLPAERRMELNATDGAGLREVNLSDEAEQEAAVHQSGFPPADSKAAQPNQEDPTAKQIMQLLREIQNPQERLGSLLENPCIPFFYRADENDEVKIMVV; this is encoded by the exons GCATACTTTGACAGTGATGTTGCCACTCGTAGTGCTGAACAGCTTGCACCTGATGTCCCTGTGCTATCTAACAGCAACAGCCTCCCTAGTTGTGGTTCTGTTCTGCCTGCTCCTGAGAGCATGCAGCTCACACAG ATGAATGAAGCTGAGGATCATAAAAATGCTTTGGATGAGAACAG GGCTTTCTCATCAACAGAGGGTCTCCGTCAGTTGTCTGAGCAACTCAACGGCCTGGTTTCCCAG TCTACATCGTATGTGAATGGAGAAAGTGCTGTTTCTTCCACAAATATTAAGGAAATGGAA ACACGTTACCAGGAGCTGGCAGTAGCCCTGGATTCCAGCAATCTAACTAACAAACAGCTCGTTACAAAGATAGAGGAATTG AAACAGCAGAACCAAGAAGCAGTGAATCAGCTGGAAAAG GAAAAGAAGGAGTTTGAACAGAAATTTTCTAAAGAGCAAGCAGCACTGAGGGAACAGTTACAG gTTCATATCCAGACTATTGGAATTCTTGTTTCTGAGAAGTCTGAGTTGCAGACAGCCCTTGGCCACACTCAGCAAGCTGCACGGCAGAAATCAG GGGAAGCCGAGAGCCTCGCTGCCCGTCTGCACTCGTCCCGCCAGCGAGTGTCGGAGCTGGAGCGCACCCTGTCCTCCATCTCCATGCAGCAGAAGCAGTCAGAGAAG caTAATAAAGAGTTAGTGAAGGAGCGAGACAACCTGAAACTGGAACTGTACAAACGAAG caAAAGTAGTGAGGAAATAAAACAGCAGAATTCAGAGCTGTCAGAGAAGGTTCactccctggtgtcccagaacTCAGCTATGAAGTTGGATGTGGAAGATTTGCAGAAGAAATTGGAAATGGCTGAACTGATGATTCAACAG tTCTCAAGCCAGGGAGGGAGTCTGGATGCaaaccagcagctgcagatggCTCTGGAGGAGAAGGCAAGCATGGAAACCCAGGTAGCTCAG CTCTCAGAGtcactccagcagctgcaggcagaaaGAGATCAGTATGtggagaaactgagggaggagggCAGCATTTGGCAGCAGAGggtgcagcagctctctgaGCAG GTCCACACAAtggcagaggagaaggagaagcacATGGCCAAAATTCAGGAGCTGGAGAACAATGTTACAGAGCTGTTGAACACATCAG CAGTGAAGCCCATGGATATCGAGCCTGCCTCACCACCAGGGCCCACAGCAGCCgagctcagcctgcaggaggAGATCCAgcggctgcagcaggagaaggaggagctgcaggggcagtaCCAGGCCCAGGTCAGGGACAATGAGCAGCTGAGCCACCTGAACCGGGAGCAGGAGGAgcggctgctggagctggagaggaGCGTGCAGCGCTACAGCGAGGAGGCTGTGGACAGGCAGCAGATCCTGGAGGACATGCAGAGTGACAAGGCCACCAtcagcagggcactgagccAGAACCGGGACCTGAaggagcagctggctgagctgcagaatggctttgttaAACTG ACAAATGAAAACATGGAGGTTACAAGTGCCCTGCAGTCAGAGCAACACGTCAAGAAGGAGCTGGCCAAGAAGCttgggcagctgcaggagaacCTGGCAGAGCTCAAAGAGACG CTGGAACTGAAGACACAGGAGGCCCGtggcctgcaggagcagagggaccAGTGCTACAGCCACCTGCAGCAGTACACCCTGGCCTTCCAGCAGCTTGCTGCCGAGAAGGAGGAACTGCACAAGCAATTCCTGCTTCAGACACAGCTCATGGACCGCCTGCAGCACGAGGAGGTCCAGGGGAAGGTGACAGTGGAAATGCACCTGAAAGAGCTGCAGCAGACAAAG GAAAGTCTGGAAGCTGTAGCCAAGGAAAACAAAGAGCTGCAGGCCCAGATCAGTCAGCTGGCAGCAGAAATGGATGGCAGGATTTTGCACCAACTGGAGG AAGGCGATGAAACAATGACTGAAGAAATCCAAAAACCTTCTCTTGAGATCCCAGAGAAGTTTGAAAGCCATGAAGAAATG GTCCTTTTCGTGACCTCTGCCATGTCCCAGGTGGAGCAGGAGCGAGAAGATCTGAGGAAGCAGCTGGCTGCTCAGAAGCAGCAGTGCAGAACCCTCCTGCAGCAAATCACAGCTCTTAGGCAGGAGCAGCAACATCACACCACACTGGATGGAG GCTCCATTATGGATACTGTTCCAGTGGAGGTTCATGAGGCTTTGAAAACTGCCATGGACAAGCTACAG tTGCGTTTCACAGAGCTGATGCATGAGAAGGCTGACCTGAAGGAgcggctggaggagctggagcaccGCTGCATCCAGCTGTCTGGAGAGACTGACACCATTG GGGAGTACATTGCACTGTACCAGAGTCAAAGGGCTATCCTCAAACAGCGGCACCAGGAGAAGGAGGAGTACATCAGCAGGTTGGCTCAGGATAAGGAAGAGATGAAG ATGAAACTACTGGAACTGCAGGACTTAGTGATGCGCCTGGTGAGGGAAAGAAATGAATGGTACAGCAAGTATGTAACAGCTGCTCAgaacccagagctgctggcaggccAGACTGAGGGTGggctcccagcagagaggcgCATGGAGCTCAACGCCACCGATGGAGCAG GGCTACGAGAGGTGAATCTGTCAGATGAAGCAGAACAAGAGGCTGCTGTTCATCAATCCGGTTTCCCCCCTGCTGACAGCAAAGCTGCTCAGCCAAACCAAGAGGACCCCACAGCAAAGCAAATAATGCAGCTTCTCAGAGAAATCCAGAATCCTCAGGAGaggctgggctccctgctggaAAACCCATGCATTCCCTTCTTCTACCGTGCTGATGAGAATGATGAGGTCAAGATCATGGTAGTTTAA
- the GOLGA2 gene encoding golgin subfamily A member 2 isoform X3 encodes MADGSRQSRLAAAKKKLKEYQQKNSPGATAGTKKKRKTKEGSRPATPTTDDQQPPENAYFDSDVATRSAEQLAPDVPVLSNSNSLPSCGSVLPAPESMQLTQMNEAEDHKNALDENRAFSSTEGLRQLSEQLNGLVSQSTSYVNGESAVSSTNIKEMETRYQELAVALDSSNLTNKQLVTKIEELKQQNQEAVNQLEKEKKEFEQKFSKEQAALREQLQVHIQTIGILVSEKSELQTALGHTQQAARQKSGEAESLAARLHSSRQRVSELERTLSSISMQQKQSEKHNKELVKERDNLKLELYKRSKSSEEIKQQNSELSEKVHSLVSQNSAMKLDVEDLQKKLEMAELMIQQFSSQGGSLDANQQLQMALEEKASMETQVAQLSESLQQLQAERDQYVEKLREEGSIWQQRVQQLSEQVHTMAEEKEKHMAKIQELENNVTELLNTSAVKPMDIEPASPPGPTAAELSLQEEIQRLQQEKEELQGQYQAQVRDNEQLSHLNREQEERLLELERSVQRYSEEAVDRQQILEDMQSDKATISRALSQNRDLKEQLAELQNGFVKLTNENMEVTSALQSEQHVKKELAKKLGQLQENLAELKETLELKTQEARGLQEQRDQCYSHLQQYTLAFQQLAAEKEELHKQFLLQTQLMDRLQHEEVQGKVTVEMHLKELQQTKESLEAVAKENKELQAQISQLAAEMDGRILHQLEEGDETMTEEIQKPSLEIPEKFESHEEMVLFVTSAMSQVEQEREDLRKQLAAQKQQCRTLLQQITALRQEQQHHTTLDGGSIMDTVPVEVHEALKTAMDKLQLRFTELMHEKADLKERLEELEHRCIQLSGETDTIGEYIALYQSQRAILKQRHQEKEEYISRLAQDKEEMKMKLLELQDLVMRLVRERNEWYSKYVTAAQNPELLAGQTEGGLPAERRMELNATDGAGLREVNLSDEAEQEAAVHQSGFPPADSKAAQPNQEDPTAKQIMQLLREIQNPQERLGSLLENPCIPFFYRADENDEVKIMVV; translated from the exons GCATACTTTGACAGTGATGTTGCCACTCGTAGTGCTGAACAGCTTGCACCTGATGTCCCTGTGCTATCTAACAGCAACAGCCTCCCTAGTTGTGGTTCTGTTCTGCCTGCTCCTGAGAGCATGCAGCTCACACAG ATGAATGAAGCTGAGGATCATAAAAATGCTTTGGATGAGAACAG GGCTTTCTCATCAACAGAGGGTCTCCGTCAGTTGTCTGAGCAACTCAACGGCCTGGTTTCCCAG TCTACATCGTATGTGAATGGAGAAAGTGCTGTTTCTTCCACAAATATTAAGGAAATGGAA ACACGTTACCAGGAGCTGGCAGTAGCCCTGGATTCCAGCAATCTAACTAACAAACAGCTCGTTACAAAGATAGAGGAATTG AAACAGCAGAACCAAGAAGCAGTGAATCAGCTGGAAAAG GAAAAGAAGGAGTTTGAACAGAAATTTTCTAAAGAGCAAGCAGCACTGAGGGAACAGTTACAG gTTCATATCCAGACTATTGGAATTCTTGTTTCTGAGAAGTCTGAGTTGCAGACAGCCCTTGGCCACACTCAGCAAGCTGCACGGCAGAAATCAG GGGAAGCCGAGAGCCTCGCTGCCCGTCTGCACTCGTCCCGCCAGCGAGTGTCGGAGCTGGAGCGCACCCTGTCCTCCATCTCCATGCAGCAGAAGCAGTCAGAGAAG caTAATAAAGAGTTAGTGAAGGAGCGAGACAACCTGAAACTGGAACTGTACAAACGAAG caAAAGTAGTGAGGAAATAAAACAGCAGAATTCAGAGCTGTCAGAGAAGGTTCactccctggtgtcccagaacTCAGCTATGAAGTTGGATGTGGAAGATTTGCAGAAGAAATTGGAAATGGCTGAACTGATGATTCAACAG tTCTCAAGCCAGGGAGGGAGTCTGGATGCaaaccagcagctgcagatggCTCTGGAGGAGAAGGCAAGCATGGAAACCCAGGTAGCTCAG CTCTCAGAGtcactccagcagctgcaggcagaaaGAGATCAGTATGtggagaaactgagggaggagggCAGCATTTGGCAGCAGAGggtgcagcagctctctgaGCAG GTCCACACAAtggcagaggagaaggagaagcacATGGCCAAAATTCAGGAGCTGGAGAACAATGTTACAGAGCTGTTGAACACATCAG CAGTGAAGCCCATGGATATCGAGCCTGCCTCACCACCAGGGCCCACAGCAGCCgagctcagcctgcaggaggAGATCCAgcggctgcagcaggagaaggaggagctgcaggggcagtaCCAGGCCCAGGTCAGGGACAATGAGCAGCTGAGCCACCTGAACCGGGAGCAGGAGGAgcggctgctggagctggagaggaGCGTGCAGCGCTACAGCGAGGAGGCTGTGGACAGGCAGCAGATCCTGGAGGACATGCAGAGTGACAAGGCCACCAtcagcagggcactgagccAGAACCGGGACCTGAaggagcagctggctgagctgcagaatggctttgttaAACTG ACAAATGAAAACATGGAGGTTACAAGTGCCCTGCAGTCAGAGCAACACGTCAAGAAGGAGCTGGCCAAGAAGCttgggcagctgcaggagaacCTGGCAGAGCTCAAAGAGACG CTGGAACTGAAGACACAGGAGGCCCGtggcctgcaggagcagagggaccAGTGCTACAGCCACCTGCAGCAGTACACCCTGGCCTTCCAGCAGCTTGCTGCCGAGAAGGAGGAACTGCACAAGCAATTCCTGCTTCAGACACAGCTCATGGACCGCCTGCAGCACGAGGAGGTCCAGGGGAAGGTGACAGTGGAAATGCACCTGAAAGAGCTGCAGCAGACAAAG GAAAGTCTGGAAGCTGTAGCCAAGGAAAACAAAGAGCTGCAGGCCCAGATCAGTCAGCTGGCAGCAGAAATGGATGGCAGGATTTTGCACCAACTGGAGG AAGGCGATGAAACAATGACTGAAGAAATCCAAAAACCTTCTCTTGAGATCCCAGAGAAGTTTGAAAGCCATGAAGAAATG GTCCTTTTCGTGACCTCTGCCATGTCCCAGGTGGAGCAGGAGCGAGAAGATCTGAGGAAGCAGCTGGCTGCTCAGAAGCAGCAGTGCAGAACCCTCCTGCAGCAAATCACAGCTCTTAGGCAGGAGCAGCAACATCACACCACACTGGATGGAG GCTCCATTATGGATACTGTTCCAGTGGAGGTTCATGAGGCTTTGAAAACTGCCATGGACAAGCTACAG tTGCGTTTCACAGAGCTGATGCATGAGAAGGCTGACCTGAAGGAgcggctggaggagctggagcaccGCTGCATCCAGCTGTCTGGAGAGACTGACACCATTG GGGAGTACATTGCACTGTACCAGAGTCAAAGGGCTATCCTCAAACAGCGGCACCAGGAGAAGGAGGAGTACATCAGCAGGTTGGCTCAGGATAAGGAAGAGATGAAG ATGAAACTACTGGAACTGCAGGACTTAGTGATGCGCCTGGTGAGGGAAAGAAATGAATGGTACAGCAAGTATGTAACAGCTGCTCAgaacccagagctgctggcaggccAGACTGAGGGTGggctcccagcagagaggcgCATGGAGCTCAACGCCACCGATGGAGCAG GGCTACGAGAGGTGAATCTGTCAGATGAAGCAGAACAAGAGGCTGCTGTTCATCAATCCGGTTTCCCCCCTGCTGACAGCAAAGCTGCTCAGCCAAACCAAGAGGACCCCACAGCAAAGCAAATAATGCAGCTTCTCAGAGAAATCCAGAATCCTCAGGAGaggctgggctccctgctggaAAACCCATGCATTCCCTTCTTCTACCGTGCTGATGAGAATGATGAGGTCAAGATCATGGTAGTTTAA